A window of Acinetobacter sp. WCHA55 genomic DNA:
GGTGCACCGACATTGAGAAATAGATTTTTCTTAATTGCTCGGCGTGACAATTTACCGATCGTCTGGCCAGAACCCACACATGCTGAATTTGACTTTTTTGCACCTCAAAAAACGAAAAAACAACCATGGAAGACAGCTGCTCAATGTGTGGACCTTAATTATGAATGTTTAAGTTGTGTGCCCACCTGCGTAACCGCTGACGACTTGCTGAACTCCCTGAATCTGTAAAAATACGGCTTCAGTACACCAAAAGCATCCCCCACCGAAAAGTGCCTGTTGCATGGTTGATTCCTCATTCAATTAAATAACTCAATCGGGCTGATGGTTAAATTCCAGCTCATCAGTATGAAAGATAAAAAAGCCTGTCCATACAGGCTTTTTGTAGGGAAGTATTAACGCGGCTGAACAGCACTTTCCAGCTGGATCAAGAGATTTCCATGGCGATCCAGTAATTTTAAGGTTTTAGCAAATACCTGATAATGCGTCACTTTAGCTAAAGCTTCATTAAATTTCTGATCAAGCTGATCGTTGTTCATGCAAGCCATACGGGTAGTAGCCATTTGACTCAGGGTCAGCGTATCTTTTGCTGCTGTGTAGCTGCCCATAATCCGGTTACAGCTATCTGAACCTGAAACGCGCTGGGTACTGGCATCAAATTGCAGACTCGGAACATTGCGTGCGGTTGGCGCAGTCTTGATTTCAGTATTACCAATCTGGGTCGCAATCCAAGTACGATTTTGCAAAAGTTGTAAATGATTCGCGGTTTGTGTCGTGGCTGTATTGGGCACAGTTTCGCAGCCCATGACCGTTAGAACCGAGCCTAAAATCGCGATTGCAGTTAATTTTTTTAGCATGAGAGATACTCTGATCATTGACTAGCTATTTGTATATAAACAAAAAAATGATCAAGGTTCCAGTTGATTTTGTATCTTTATTGAAGTGGATTTGCTACACAGTTATCGCATGTCGGGTTTTGGTAGGCCCTGCCGGATCAGGCGTGAATAGTCCTGACTGGAGAGATTAGCGGTGCGTTCTACCCGTGGATTGACATGTGCCCGTTGATACCAAGTGTGCATATCCCAAGACTGTTCTAGTACTTTAAGATCATAGAGATAATTCGGTAAATAGCCGGAGGCCAGCAACCGGTAATCTGAGGGTAGCTGTTGTTGCGATATCGCCTGAACCATATCAAAGACTAGTGTGGTGCAATTACTGGTCAGGGTATTGTACCATTTTGGCTTTTGGGCCAGCTCATCGGCCTGACGCAGATATTCCTTGAATAGCGCTTTAGCCTGAGCTTGCGGCATTTTGACTGGGAAAAAATAGACCTGTTCACCACGGACATTGCTACGGGTATAGACAATATCCTTTTCATCCGATGCGACCAGACTCAGTTCATATTTTCGGAAAAAGCCACCAATCGCTGAAAACTCTTCATTCTTTTCCTTGCGGATTTCAATCGAGAAGGTGAGTGGCTTTTGATTGGCAAAATCGAAGCTGACCAGGGTATGGGCAATTTTAGGCCCCATCCAGTAGGAAGTAATGATGTTCACGCCAGTAATCTGATTCAGATCAAAACTGCGGCTTTCCCAGCGTTCGATATAGCGACCATCGGCCTGCCAGTCAAAGTTGCGGATATTGTGTAAGGTAACCTGATCGCCTTGCTGCTCATAATGCAGAAGCTGGGAAACCTCAGGATTCCACTCTCGATCCTGACGCGCTTCCAGACTGAAATATCCTAGCAAACAGAATAAAAAGGCCAGAAGATAAAGAACGCTATCCACTTGGCGGGAGATCAGATGCCGGGTGAAATAAATCCCGAGAACGACCAGCGCAAAGGTCAGCCAGAGTCCAATCAGTATCAAGCTGCCGATTTTGCCGATGGGAAGATGAACCCACAGCATGAGGCTGAGCCACAGGCTCGACAGAATGACGAATAAAGTAAACAGGCTGCCCAGCAGCCACAGACTCCAATGTCTGGAGATATATTCGCGTCCCTGCATCATCACTTTTTCATGAGAAATAGGTTTTATTTTCTGTAGGTTGCGAACTCAAAAGCAATGCCGGTTTTGTCATCAATATGTTGTTCTGACGCTATCTTCACAAAATCATTTGGAATTTTAGGATAAAAAATATCACCTTCAACATTTAAATCAACATGAGTAAGCTCTAGTCGATCCACAATATTGATGGTTTGCTTGAAAATCTCACCACCACCAATAATAAAAATTGTATTTGGTTTCTCTGATGCTTGAACGTCAGGAATAGATTTCTCTAAGGCTTCTTCGATTGAATGTGCAACTTTAACGCCGTCAAAATTCCAATTATGGTTTCGAGTAATTACCCAATTTACACGTTTAGGAAGCGGACGACCAATCGAATCAAAATTTTTACGACCAAGGATAATTACCCCACCTTGGGTAATTTCTTTAAAGTGTTTTAAATCAGCAGAAATATGCCAAGGCAGATCGTTATCCTTACCAATACAACGTTGGTTGTCCATAGCAACCACATGTACTACTTCAAAACTTTGGAAAGTCATAACTTAATTGTCCGGAACATATTGAATATCACATATAACAAAATCCCGCTTTATAAAAAGCAGGATTTGGTCATGGTAACTATAAAGGAAAATAAAGCTAATTTCAGCTTAATTTAAAAATCCATTAAAGCTAAAGAATTTTTAAGTAGGGTCTGTTGACATTTACTGTTCATAATTAACCCTATAAAGGTAGCCATAAAAATATACAGGCTAAAGCAACAGAACTTTGATAATTTCTTTTGAGCTTGTCATATCGAGTAGCTATTCCTCTAAATTGCTTTAATCTACAAAACATATTTTCAACTAAATGCCTGATTTTATATAAATACCAGTCCATATGGTCATTGTTCGATTGGCTATTTGTTTTCTTTGGTATATTCGCTTTAGTCCCTGTTTTCCTGATCTGTTCACGCAGTGGTTCTGAATCATAGCCTTTATCTGCACATACCACTTTTGTCTCTTTTAAATCTAATGTTGATATTAAATCAGGTGCAACTTTAACATCATGTGTGGTTCCATCGGTAATCATGAAATCAATAGGATTGCCATGTGCATCAACAATCAAATGTATTTTTGAGGAGTTTCCTCCTACACTTTTAGAAATAGATTGATTCGCTATACCGGCAGAATGTTGATGAGCACGTACATGAGAGCCATCAATAAAAATCCACTCCATATCGGGGCATGAGGCTAGTAATTTGAATAATCTAAGTAACTTACCGCTGCTTGACCAACGATTAAAACGTTTGAAAATAGAGTTGGAATGACCAAAACAAGAAGGAATATCTCGCCACGGACAGCCTGTTCTAATTCTATAGAGAATAGCTTCAATAAAATTGCGTAAATTTGAGTTGTGGTGAATGGATAAATTACGCAGAATAACTTTCAACTTTTGCCAGTGTTGATCTGTCAGCATGGTACGAGGCATAGCGAATAGTAAAATTGGGTTTGGCGATTTGATTTTACTACTTCGCTATTTTTTTAAACTAAAAGTGTCAACACACCCTAAGCATATTCAAGCGTAAAAAACCTTTAGCACCAGCTACATTAGAGCGAATTGTGAGGGGGATTTTAAAATATATCGTTCACAACCCAAAACCTTACATCGTGGACAATGTGGCGCCAATTCTTACTGAGTGTGCCAATGGTTCAAGTCGTAGATCCATGCCAATAAATGAGCCATTACGTACAATTACAGCAGAAACAAAAGGCGGTACACATGCGCTATACGTGTGTCACCTATCTAAAATGAAAAAGGGGTGCACTGGCCAAGAGCTATCAGAACCATTTCACACGTTAACGACCGTGAATCAGTTTGCGGAAGTACGTGCGCTACTTTTGAAATTTACCGGGCAATTCAACTTTAAGAATGACTTGTTTGAACGTTTCGGCTTAATCGAAATCAATAATGAACATTATTATATTGAAGACATTGGTTTTAGGATGATTCAACCATTTGAGTTGTATAAGGCTCAGGGCTTTCCAAGCAATTACATCTTTACTCATGGTGTAGATGAAAATAACCAAAAAATTAAGCTGACGAAAACTGAGCAATACAGAATGGTAGGTAACTCAGTACCTCCAGATCTATCCCATGCACTTGTCAAAGCAAACTTTAAACATGAAATGAAATATCAAATTGCATCGTAAAAAAAACCTAGCATTGATTGGTCAATGCTAGGTGGGTATAAGACTTTTCAGGGGCTCTTATATTGCAAATGCTAACTGTGCTACTGGTGGCTTTAACATGCCCATTGATGTTAATACATCAGTGTATGTACGTACAGACCAGGTATTCGTTGATATATCAAAATAGATACAACTAAAAATAGTTTTGTACTCAGCGTACAGGGTAATCAAGTCAAAGCTATCGATATTGGCATTTTCAACCCGTTCGCTATATGTTGTACTGTAAGAGACACGCGTTAGATCTTCAGGTGCAAAATAGACAATACGTGCTTTGTCGCCGTGTCGTTCGTGGTTGTATTTGATCGTATTACACTTTGATAATCTCTCAATGTAACGGTCAAAAGATGCAGAATTTTGAACCTCTTTGTAGAGTATTTCCGCTGCATGGTAAATAAAGCAGTTGCTTAACCCAATGCCGTGCGAACTAAGGACTTTTTCTCCATCTGTTTTAAACATCGTGTAGCGTAGATACATCTTGAATACTCCAGGTTTTAAGCAATGAGCTTGATGTATTCATTTTAAAGACTGTTTGGGCTTTAAAATTTTTTCAAAAAAAAACCTAGCTAGGCTAGGTCAAAAGGGTAGAAGTTAATTAAATAACCTGAAGATCCAAAGTCCTAATGCTAAAAATGCTTCTTCCAGCACTTCAATCTTGGTTGTGTATTCAAGTGAATATAGATGTCCAACTTCAGTAACACTCAGTTTCATACGATTAGATAGGTCCAAGTCACTCACATTTAATTTGATCAGTGCATTAAACAAATAAATTAACGAAAAAAAGTTTTTTGATAAAGTTTTTGTGGCTAATAGATTTAATATAATTATCTAATTGGTTAGGTTATAAAAGGTAAAAATTTTGTCTAAATCTGATAATGACAACCCGTGTAAAACCAAAGAGAAACCGTTTTGGAACCATGTCAATACAGATGACTACGAAGAAGAAAACGAATATAAACACCAAGCGCCATCGTTCTTTAAGTATTTATTCAATATGTGCAGAAGCTGGCTAATAGTCATTATCGAAGTGCATATTCTTATTGGTTTTATTCTACTGGTTTTGTACATGTGGAAAGGCGTTTTAGTTTTTAATTAATAACGCTGTTTTTGAACAAACCCAATTCATGAATCTGAAAGCAGTTTGCCGTAGATATTTAACATTCAACGCTATTAAATGCTCAATCTGTTTATGCGATGAATTCCCTCTAAACCATCTGCATATACAAGTGAGTCGGTTCCTGATCTCTGGCCATGGTCTGACCAGGCCTGGAAACCAAAATCACCGCGTCAAAATTTAGTACGCGCAACAGCCTTATATCACTTGAGTTTTTCTAAGATCTAAGTCAATTTTGAACTTCCAATACGACCAGTAGGCAAGTGGCATGCCTACTGGTTTTTATTTTTTGATTGATCATCAGACATGCAAGAAATAGAATTGGTATATATATTCTTTCACCGGTCTTGAGATGTCAGAAAAATCAGAAATACCGCTTAAAGCTGGTGATTTAGTTGAAATTGAAGCTCTTGCTCCTGGTGCACCTAAACGCATTCCAGTGGCGTTAGAGCTGCTGTCGGCTGGATTTGCATCACCAGCACAAGATTTTATTGAAAAGTCGGTCGATCTCAACGAAATGCTGATCACCAATGAGTACTCTACGTTTATTGGTAAAGTAGGCTCTCGTTCCATGCTAAATGCCGGTATAGATATTAACGATAAGCTCATAATCGATAGAAGCTTAGACGCCAAGCATCTAGATATTATTGTTGCTCAGCTAGAAACAGACTTTACCGTTAAGCGGTTGATGATCACCAAGCAAATGTCAGCTGGTGAAATTAATGAAATTTTTGGTCCAGATGCAAAATCTATCCCTCCAGTTTGGCTTAAAGCAGAAAACCAAGAGCACTCACATATTTTTCTAAAACCTGAACAGGAATTGATTGTGTGGGGCGTAGTGACTTACATCATTAAAGACGCACGAAAATGACAAACCGGGTATTTATTCATGTTGATATAAATTCGGCATATTGTTCGATGGAAGCATTTTGGAACCCTAAGTTAAAGGGTAAACCATGCGTTGTCTTAAGCTCTAATGATGGAACAATCATCGCGAGAAGCGCTGAAGCTAAACTCTTAAAAATCCCGATGGGTGCGCCACTCTTTAAGGTCCAAGACATCATCAATAAACATAACGTTCATGTGCTATCGAGCAATTTTGCGCTATATGGCGAAATGTCACGCCGTTTTCATGGAATATTATCTGGTTTTGTAGATCCAAGCTGTTACAGCATTTACAGCATTGATGAAGGCTTTATAGAATTTACTCAATTTACTAAAAACTTTGATGCTACTGAAATGGCACGGGAGATTCGGCATCAAGTATATAAGTTTATTGGCTTAACAACGTGCGTGGGTGTTGGTAGAACACTGA
This region includes:
- a CDS encoding DNA cytosine methyltransferase, which codes for MAPILTECANGSSRRSMPINEPLRTITAETKGGTHALYVCHLSKMKKGCTGQELSEPFHTLTTVNQFAEVRALLLKFTGQFNFKNDLFERFGLIEINNEHYYIEDIGFRMIQPFELYKAQGFPSNYIFTHGVDENNQKIKLTKTEQYRMVGNSVPPDLSHALVKANFKHEMKYQIAS
- a CDS encoding IS5-like element ISAba31 family transposase → MPRTMLTDQHWQKLKVILRNLSIHHNSNLRNFIEAILYRIRTGCPWRDIPSCFGHSNSIFKRFNRWSSSGKLLRLFKLLASCPDMEWIFIDGSHVRAHQHSAGIANQSISKSVGGNSSKIHLIVDAHGNPIDFMITDGTTHDVKVAPDLISTLDLKETKVVCADKGYDSEPLREQIRKTGTKANIPKKTNSQSNNDHMDWYLYKIRHLVENMFCRLKQFRGIATRYDKLKRNYQSSVALACIFLWLPL
- the umuD gene encoding translesion error-prone DNA polymerase V autoproteolytic subunit; this encodes MSEKSEIPLKAGDLVEIEALAPGAPKRIPVALELLSAGFASPAQDFIEKSVDLNEMLITNEYSTFIGKVGSRSMLNAGIDINDKLIIDRSLDAKHLDIIVAQLETDFTVKRLMITKQMSAGEINEIFGPDAKSIPPVWLKAENQEHSHIFLKPEQELIVWGVVTYIIKDARK
- the dfrA41 gene encoding trimethoprim-resistant dihydrofolate reductase DfrA41 encodes the protein MTFQSFEVVHVVAMDNQRCIGKDNDLPWHISADLKHFKEITQGGVIILGRKNFDSIGRPLPKRVNWVITRNHNWNFDGVKVAHSIEEALEKSIPDVQASEKPNTIFIIGGGEIFKQTINIVDRLELTHVDLNVEGDIFYPKIPNDFVKIASEQHIDDKTGIAFEFATYRK
- a CDS encoding DUF4105 domain-containing protein produces the protein MMQGREYISRHWSLWLLGSLFTLFVILSSLWLSLMLWVHLPIGKIGSLILIGLWLTFALVVLGIYFTRHLISRQVDSVLYLLAFLFCLLGYFSLEARQDREWNPEVSQLLHYEQQGDQVTLHNIRNFDWQADGRYIERWESRSFDLNQITGVNIITSYWMGPKIAHTLVSFDFANQKPLTFSIEIRKEKNEEFSAIGGFFRKYELSLVASDEKDIVYTRSNVRGEQVYFFPVKMPQAQAKALFKEYLRQADELAQKPKWYNTLTSNCTTLVFDMVQAISQQQLPSDYRLLASGYLPNYLYDLKVLEQSWDMHTWYQRAHVNPRVERTANLSSQDYSRLIRQGLPKPDMR
- a CDS encoding META domain-containing protein, which produces MLKKLTAIAILGSVLTVMGCETVPNTATTQTANHLQLLQNRTWIATQIGNTEIKTAPTARNVPSLQFDASTQRVSGSDSCNRIMGSYTAAKDTLTLSQMATTRMACMNNDQLDQKFNEALAKVTHYQVFAKTLKLLDRHGNLLIQLESAVQPR